In one Salipiger abyssi genomic region, the following are encoded:
- the ligA gene encoding NAD-dependent DNA ligase LigA — protein sequence MADEAIAELAVEALTEAQARDELARLADLLAQANRAYHTEDAPEISDAEYDSLKRRNAAIEARFPDLKREDSPSEQIGAPLAEGFAKVRHAQRMMSLGNAFDAGEVREFDARIRRYLGLTDDAALAFTAEPKIDGLSLSLRYEDGVLMQAATRGDGSEGENVTANARTIEDIPERLDGAPALLEVRGEVYMSHEDFAALNERQEAQGGKRFANPRNAAAGSLRQLDSEITRARPLKFFAYGWGELSAPLAETQKGAIDRLQALDFQTNDLTRLCDGPEEMLAHYAEIEAQRATLGYDIDGVVYKVNDLALQARLGFRSTTPRWAIAHKFPAELAWTRLEAIDIQVGRTGALSPVARLTPVTVGGVVVSNATLHNEDYIAGRDASGNPIRDGKDIRIGDWVQVYRAGDVIPKVADVDLSKRPEDAQPYAFPGTCPECGSEAIREEGDAVRRCTGGLICPAQAVEKLKHFVSRAAFDIEGLGAKQVEQFYRDGWIKEPADIFTLKERYGAGMQQLKNREGWGEKSAANLFDAIDERRRIALGRVIFALGIRHVGEVVANDLARHYLRWDALIAAVDAAGPAAARHRQAEAAVEAERKTAAAEERRARIKETRDAVWSEAPQVAPEARAAWEDLVGVDGIGMTVAVALVTSFGQEAERASIDRLAAHLDIQEAERPATEGSPVVGKTVVFTGSLEKMTRAEAKARAEALGAKVSGSVSKKTDIVVAGPGAGSKETKARELGVEIMDEDAWLALIGA from the coding sequence ATGGCGGATGAGGCAATAGCGGAACTTGCGGTCGAGGCGCTGACCGAGGCGCAGGCGCGCGACGAGCTGGCACGGCTCGCCGATCTGCTCGCGCAGGCCAATCGCGCCTATCACACCGAGGACGCGCCCGAGATCAGCGATGCGGAATACGATTCGCTGAAACGGCGCAATGCCGCGATCGAGGCGCGCTTTCCCGATCTGAAACGCGAGGACAGCCCCTCCGAACAGATCGGCGCGCCGCTGGCGGAGGGATTCGCCAAGGTCCGCCACGCGCAGCGCATGATGTCGCTGGGCAATGCCTTCGACGCCGGGGAGGTGCGCGAATTCGACGCCCGCATCCGCCGCTATCTCGGTCTCACCGATGACGCAGCGCTGGCCTTCACCGCCGAGCCCAAGATCGACGGGCTGTCGCTGTCCCTGCGCTATGAGGACGGCGTGCTGATGCAGGCGGCGACCCGCGGCGATGGCAGCGAGGGCGAGAACGTCACCGCCAATGCCCGCACCATCGAGGACATTCCCGAACGGCTCGACGGTGCGCCGGCGCTGCTCGAGGTGCGCGGCGAGGTCTATATGAGCCACGAGGATTTCGCGGCGCTCAACGAGCGGCAGGAGGCGCAGGGCGGCAAACGCTTCGCCAACCCGCGCAACGCCGCTGCCGGCTCCCTGCGCCAGCTCGATTCGGAGATCACCCGCGCCCGCCCGCTGAAATTCTTTGCCTATGGCTGGGGCGAGCTCTCGGCGCCGCTGGCCGAGACCCAGAAAGGCGCCATCGACCGGTTGCAGGCGCTCGATTTCCAGACCAACGACCTCACCCGCCTCTGCGACGGGCCGGAGGAGATGCTGGCGCATTATGCCGAGATCGAGGCGCAGCGCGCGACGCTCGGCTACGATATCGACGGCGTGGTCTACAAGGTGAACGACCTCGCGCTTCAGGCGCGGCTGGGCTTCCGCTCGACCACCCCCCGCTGGGCCATCGCGCATAAATTCCCCGCCGAGCTTGCCTGGACCCGGCTCGAAGCCATCGACATCCAGGTGGGCCGCACCGGGGCGCTCTCGCCCGTCGCGCGGCTGACGCCGGTCACCGTGGGCGGCGTCGTGGTCTCCAACGCCACGCTGCACAACGAGGATTACATCGCCGGGCGCGACGCCTCCGGCAACCCGATCCGCGACGGCAAGGATATCCGCATCGGCGACTGGGTGCAGGTCTATCGCGCCGGCGACGTGATCCCCAAGGTCGCCGATGTCGACCTGTCGAAACGCCCCGAGGATGCGCAGCCCTATGCCTTCCCTGGCACCTGCCCGGAATGCGGCTCCGAGGCGATCCGCGAGGAGGGCGACGCCGTGCGCCGCTGCACCGGTGGGCTGATCTGCCCGGCGCAGGCGGTTGAAAAGCTGAAGCATTTCGTCTCGCGCGCCGCTTTCGACATCGAGGGGCTGGGCGCCAAGCAGGTGGAACAGTTCTACCGCGACGGCTGGATTAAGGAGCCTGCCGATATCTTCACGCTGAAGGAACGCTACGGCGCCGGCATGCAGCAACTGAAGAACCGCGAGGGCTGGGGCGAGAAGAGCGCGGCGAACCTGTTCGACGCAATCGACGAGCGCCGCCGCATCGCGCTCGGTCGGGTGATCTTTGCGCTCGGCATCCGCCATGTGGGCGAGGTGGTCGCCAACGACCTGGCGCGCCACTACCTGCGCTGGGACGCGCTGATCGCCGCCGTCGACGCCGCCGGTCCCGCCGCCGCGCGCCACCGCCAGGCCGAGGCCGCGGTGGAGGCCGAGCGCAAGACCGCCGCCGCCGAAGAGCGCCGCGCCCGCATCAAGGAAACCCGCGATGCGGTCTGGTCCGAGGCGCCGCAGGTCGCGCCCGAGGCCCGCGCCGCCTGGGAGGATCTGGTCGGCGTCGATGGCATCGGCATGACCGTGGCGGTGGCGCTGGTCACCTCCTTCGGGCAGGAGGCCGAACGCGCCTCGATCGACCGGCTCGCCGCCCATCTCGACATCCAGGAGGCCGAGCGCCCGGCCACCGAGGGCTCGCCGGTGGTCGGCAAGACCGTGGTCTTCACCGGGTCTCTGGAAAAAATGACCCGCGCCGAGGCCAAGGCGCGGGC
- a CDS encoding DNA-3-methyladenine glycosylase family protein, with translation MAEIGRIIEGDACVAEGASWLAEAEPRFARALERTGPLPLRLRPDGFGQLLSAIVSQQVSVASARAIWAKLEASGMTTPDAILATDEERLRALGLSRQKAGYARALAEAGIDFDALRRAPTGEVVETLVAVKGIGIWTAEIYAMFSLGRADVFAPGDLALQESARLLFDLPERPKERALRQMAEAWSPWRSVAARALWAYYHVAKQREGIV, from the coding sequence ATGGCTGAGATTGGACGCATAATCGAGGGCGACGCCTGCGTCGCCGAGGGCGCGAGCTGGCTCGCCGAGGCCGAGCCGCGCTTTGCCCGGGCGCTGGAGCGCACAGGCCCGCTGCCGCTGCGCCTGCGCCCGGACGGGTTCGGGCAGCTTCTCTCGGCCATTGTCAGCCAGCAGGTCAGCGTCGCCTCGGCCCGGGCGATCTGGGCCAAGCTGGAGGCGTCGGGCATGACCACGCCCGACGCGATCCTTGCGACCGACGAGGAGAGGCTGCGCGCGCTCGGTCTCTCGCGGCAGAAGGCCGGCTATGCCCGCGCGCTGGCCGAGGCCGGCATCGACTTCGACGCGCTGCGCCGCGCGCCCACGGGCGAGGTCGTCGAGACGCTGGTCGCGGTGAAGGGCATCGGCATCTGGACCGCCGAGATCTATGCCATGTTCTCGCTCGGCCGCGCCGATGTCTTCGCGCCCGGCGATCTGGCCTTGCAGGAATCCGCCCGGCTGCTCTTCGATCTGCCGGAGCGGCCGAAGGAGCGCGCGCTGCGCCAGATGGCCGAGGCCTGGAGCCCCTGGAGATCGGTTGCGGCACGGGCGCTCTGGGCCTACTACCATGTGGCGAAACAGCGAGAGGGGATCGTATGA
- the mnmA gene encoding tRNA 2-thiouridine(34) synthase MnmA — MPLDAQTLNSLGLPKPPSETRVVVAMSGGVDSSVVAAMLAEEGYDVVGVTLQLYDHGAALAKKGACCAGIDIHDARRVAEQMGFPHYVLDYENIFRDAVIDEFAESYLGGATPVPCIRCNERVKFKDLLGTAKDLDADCMATGHYIQRMLGDHGAELHSAADANRDQSYFLFSTTPEQLDFLRFPLGHLKSKAETRALAAKYGLSVADKPDSQDICFVPDGNYASVIEKLRPGAAEPGEIVHADGRVLGEHRGVIHYTIGQRRGLGIGGLSEPLYVVKLDVDNKRVVVGPKEMLATRKVPVREINWLGDAPFTSQAEWPLSVKVRSTRPPREAVIRPISETEAEVELIVAEEGVSPGQACVFYDPNGSRIFGGGWIWRGY, encoded by the coding sequence ATGCCCCTCGACGCCCAGACTCTGAACTCGCTCGGCCTGCCGAAACCGCCGTCGGAGACGCGCGTGGTCGTCGCCATGTCGGGCGGCGTCGACAGCTCGGTCGTGGCGGCGATGCTGGCCGAGGAAGGCTATGACGTGGTGGGCGTGACGCTCCAGCTCTACGATCACGGCGCGGCGCTAGCCAAGAAAGGCGCCTGCTGCGCCGGGATCGACATTCACGACGCGCGCCGTGTGGCCGAGCAGATGGGCTTTCCGCATTACGTGCTGGATTACGAGAACATCTTCCGCGACGCGGTGATCGACGAGTTCGCCGAGAGCTATCTCGGCGGCGCCACGCCGGTGCCCTGCATCCGCTGCAACGAGCGGGTGAAGTTCAAGGATCTGCTGGGCACCGCCAAGGATCTCGACGCCGACTGCATGGCGACGGGCCATTACATCCAGCGCATGCTGGGCGATCACGGCGCCGAGCTGCATTCGGCGGCGGACGCCAATCGCGACCAGAGCTATTTCCTGTTCTCCACCACGCCGGAGCAGCTCGATTTTCTGCGCTTCCCGCTGGGCCATCTGAAGAGCAAGGCCGAGACGCGGGCGCTGGCGGCGAAGTACGGGCTGAGCGTGGCCGACAAGCCCGACAGCCAGGACATCTGCTTTGTCCCCGACGGCAACTATGCGTCGGTGATCGAAAAGCTGCGTCCGGGCGCCGCCGAGCCGGGCGAGATCGTGCATGCGGACGGGCGTGTTCTGGGCGAGCACCGGGGCGTCATCCATTACACCATCGGCCAGCGCCGCGGGCTCGGCATCGGCGGGCTGAGCGAGCCGCTCTATGTAGTCAAGCTCGATGTCGACAACAAGCGCGTGGTGGTGGGCCCGAAAGAGATGCTGGCGACCCGCAAGGTGCCGGTGCGCGAGATCAACTGGCTGGGCGACGCGCCCTTCACCTCGCAGGCGGAATGGCCGCTCTCGGTCAAGGTCCGCTCGACCCGCCCGCCGCGCGAGGCGGTGATCCGGCCGATCTCGGAGACCGAGGCGGAGGTCGAGCTGATCGTCGCCGAGGAAGGCGTGAGCCCGGGCCAGGCCTGCGTGTTCTACGACCCGAACGGCAGCCGCATCTTTGGCGGCGGCTGGATCTGGCGGGGGTATTGA
- a CDS encoding DUF2087 domain-containing protein produces the protein MTRDVISLTIDDLSHFARSLRAGLASPPSHLEMLGQIARAAGYRNYQHLRASHAPAPQADRKRVERALRHFDGQGRLMRFPGRTRMQWLCLWPLWARLPARHEMSERQISARIDALTGFRDAAQLRRSMVEAGLVTRTVDGAVYLRREQAPPPEARALIAAVSARL, from the coding sequence ATGACCCGTGACGTGATATCCCTGACGATCGACGATCTGTCGCATTTCGCCCGCAGCCTGCGCGCCGGGCTCGCCAGCCCGCCCTCGCATCTGGAGATGCTGGGGCAGATCGCCCGCGCGGCGGGCTACCGCAATTACCAGCATCTGCGCGCCAGCCATGCGCCCGCGCCTCAGGCGGATCGCAAGCGGGTCGAGCGCGCGCTGCGGCATTTCGACGGGCAGGGGCGGCTGATGCGCTTTCCCGGGCGCACGCGGATGCAATGGCTCTGCCTCTGGCCGCTCTGGGCGCGGCTCCCCGCGCGGCACGAGATGAGCGAGCGCCAGATCAGCGCCCGTATCGACGCGCTGACCGGGTTCCGCGATGCCGCGCAGCTCCGCCGGTCGATGGTCGAGGCCGGGCTGGTGACGCGCACGGTGGACGGCGCGGTCTATCTGCGCCGCGAGCAGGCGCCACCGCCCGAGGCGCGGGCGCTGATCGCGGCGGTCTCGGCGCGGCTCTGA
- a CDS encoding enoyl-CoA hydratase-related protein, whose translation MIYDTIKLEEAEGVALITLSRPEVMNALNTQMRAEIADAVRQAGRTARVLVMTGEGRAFCSGQDLGDRETAANIDLERVLRDEYAPMLNAIVDCPLPTIAAVNGAAAGAGANLALAHDVVIATESAFFMQAFARIGLIPDAGGTWALPRQMGLAKAMGAALFADRISARQADDWGMIWEAVPDAEFEAVWRARAAHLANGPTQTYARIKTALRGAFENDLDTQVELESRLQGECGKSRDFKEGVVAFLEKRPPSFEGR comes from the coding sequence ATGATTTACGACACGATCAAACTGGAGGAGGCGGAGGGTGTGGCGCTGATCACCCTGTCCCGGCCCGAGGTGATGAACGCGCTCAACACCCAGATGCGCGCCGAGATCGCCGACGCGGTGCGCCAGGCCGGGCGCACGGCCCGGGTGCTGGTGATGACCGGCGAAGGCCGGGCGTTTTGCTCGGGCCAGGATCTCGGCGACCGCGAGACCGCGGCCAATATCGACCTGGAGCGGGTGCTGCGCGACGAATATGCGCCGATGCTGAATGCCATCGTCGATTGCCCGCTGCCGACCATTGCGGCGGTGAACGGCGCCGCCGCCGGCGCGGGGGCCAATCTGGCGCTGGCCCATGACGTGGTGATCGCCACCGAAAGCGCGTTCTTCATGCAGGCCTTTGCACGCATCGGGCTTATCCCCGATGCCGGCGGCACCTGGGCGCTGCCGCGCCAGATGGGGCTTGCCAAGGCGATGGGGGCGGCGCTCTTTGCCGACCGCATCAGCGCGCGGCAGGCCGATGACTGGGGGATGATCTGGGAGGCGGTGCCGGATGCGGAATTCGAGGCCGTCTGGCGCGCCCGGGCGGCGCATCTGGCCAATGGGCCCACGCAGACCTATGCCCGCATCAAGACCGCGCTGCGCGGCGCCTTCGAGAACGATCTCGACACCCAGGTGGAGCTCGAGTCGCGGCTTCAGGGCGAATGCGGCAAGAGCCGCGATTTCAAGGAGGGCGTGGTGGCCTTCCTTGAAAAGCGTCCGCCGAGCTTCGAGGGACGGTAG
- the sciP gene encoding CtrA inhibitor SciP, whose translation MYLKKIDGPRAVTLPDGTIMTRADLPPPETRRWVASRKAAVVRAVRYGLLSEKQALDRYGLSSEELSEWMRAVACHGEEALKATLVQRFRAPGQGVTEG comes from the coding sequence ATGTATTTGAAGAAAATCGACGGGCCGCGCGCGGTGACCCTCCCGGACGGCACAATCATGACCCGCGCCGACCTGCCGCCGCCGGAAACCCGCCGCTGGGTGGCCTCGCGCAAGGCCGCGGTGGTCAGGGCGGTGCGCTACGGGCTGTTATCTGAAAAACAGGCGCTGGATCGCTACGGCCTCAGCTCCGAGGAGCTGAGCGAATGGATGCGCGCGGTGGCCTGCCATGGCGAGGAGGCGCTGAAGGCGACGCTGGTGCAGCGGTTCCGCGCGCCGGGGCAGGGCGTGACCGAAGGTTAA
- the ctrA gene encoding response regulator transcription factor CtrA: MRILLVEDDPTTSKSIELMLTHANLNVYATDLGEEGIDLARLYDYDLILLDLNLPDIHGHEVLRQLRLSRINTPILILSGADDTENKIKGFGFGADDYLTKPFHRDELVARIHAIIRRSKGHSQSVIRTGKISVNLDAKTVEVGGKPVHLTGKEYQMLELLSLRKGTTLTKEMFLNHLYGGMDEPELKIIDVFICKLRKKLSEATGDENYIETVWGRGYVLRDPEPRSDEPPAIAANG; this comes from the coding sequence ATGCGCATCCTTCTGGTGGAAGACGACCCGACCACATCGAAAAGCATCGAGCTGATGCTGACGCATGCCAATCTCAATGTTTATGCCACCGACCTCGGCGAAGAAGGCATAGATCTCGCGAGGTTATACGATTACGACCTGATCCTTCTCGATCTCAACCTGCCCGATATTCATGGCCATGAGGTGCTGCGCCAGCTGCGCTTGTCACGGATCAACACGCCGATCCTGATCCTCTCGGGTGCCGACGATACCGAGAACAAAATCAAGGGCTTCGGCTTCGGCGCCGACGATTACCTCACGAAACCCTTCCATCGTGACGAGCTGGTGGCGCGCATTCACGCGATCATCCGCCGCTCCAAAGGCCATTCGCAATCGGTGATCCGCACCGGGAAAATCTCGGTCAATCTCGATGCCAAAACCGTGGAAGTGGGCGGAAAGCCGGTGCATCTGACCGGCAAGGAATATCAGATGCTCGAACTGCTAAGTCTGCGCAAAGGCACGACTTTGACAAAGGAAATGTTCCTCAATCATCTTTATGGCGGCATGGATGAGCCGGAATTGAAAATCATCGACGTGTTTATCTGCAAATTGCGGAAAAAACTTTCCGAAGCGACGGGCGACGAAAATTACATCGAGACGGTCTGGGGGCGCGGCTATGTGCTGCGCGATCCGGAGCCGCGCTCGGACGAGCCGCCCGCCATCGCCGCCAACGGCTGA
- a CDS encoding MFS transporter produces the protein MDTVQDSRAKRNVTVLVAAQALLGAQMPMIFTIGGLAGQSLAGNPCFATLPISMIVLGSMLAATPVSAFMQRFGRRAGFALGTLGGALGGAVGAWGLYTASFPIFLLGSLLTGIYMSAQGFYRFAAADTASEAFRPKAISYVMAGGLLAAVIGPQLVKLTANAFVIPFLGTYAAVIAVNLVGSVMFLFLDIPKPPVPAHDAPKGRSRWELLTTPRIAVAVICAMVSYALMNLVMTSTPLAVVGCGFETGDAANIVTAHVLAMYVPSFFTGHMIGRYGVEKVVALGLFILACAGGVALMGVELEQFFLALVLLGIGWNFGFIGATTMLAGAHEPHERGRMQGLNDLLVFGGVTMASLASGGLMNCSGGTAQEGWTAVNMAMAPFLMLAGGALIWLVLRPQEQAAE, from the coding sequence ATGGATACCGTTCAAGACTCCCGCGCCAAACGCAACGTCACCGTGCTGGTGGCCGCGCAGGCCCTTCTCGGCGCGCAGATGCCGATGATCTTCACCATCGGCGGGCTGGCGGGGCAGTCGCTTGCCGGAAATCCCTGTTTCGCCACGCTGCCGATCTCGATGATCGTGCTGGGCTCGATGCTGGCGGCGACGCCGGTCTCGGCCTTCATGCAGCGCTTTGGCCGCCGCGCGGGATTCGCGCTCGGCACGCTGGGCGGCGCGCTCGGTGGCGCGGTGGGCGCCTGGGGGCTCTATACCGCCTCCTTCCCGATCTTCCTGCTGGGCAGCCTGCTGACCGGCATCTACATGTCGGCGCAGGGCTTTTACCGCTTTGCCGCCGCCGACACCGCGTCGGAGGCGTTCCGGCCCAAGGCGATCTCCTACGTGATGGCGGGCGGGCTTCTGGCGGCGGTGATCGGCCCGCAGCTTGTGAAACTCACGGCCAATGCTTTCGTCATCCCCTTCCTCGGCACCTATGCGGCGGTGATCGCGGTAAACCTCGTGGGCTCTGTGATGTTCCTCTTCCTCGACATCCCCAAGCCGCCGGTGCCCGCCCATGACGCGCCCAAGGGCCGCAGCCGCTGGGAGCTGCTGACCACGCCGCGCATCGCCGTGGCGGTGATCTGCGCCATGGTGAGCTATGCGCTGATGAATCTGGTGATGACCTCGACGCCGCTGGCGGTGGTGGGCTGCGGGTTCGAGACCGGCGACGCCGCCAATATCGTCACCGCCCACGTTCTGGCGATGTATGTGCCATCCTTCTTCACCGGCCACATGATCGGTCGTTACGGGGTGGAAAAGGTCGTCGCACTGGGGCTCTTCATCCTTGCCTGCGCCGGCGGCGTGGCGCTGATGGGCGTGGAGCTGGAGCAGTTCTTCCTGGCGCTGGTGCTGCTGGGCATCGGCTGGAATTTCGGCTTCATCGGCGCCACCACCATGCTGGCCGGCGCGCATGAGCCGCATGAGCGCGGCCGCATGCAGGGGCTCAACGATCTGCTGGTCTTTGGCGGCGTGACCATGGCCTCGCTGGCCTCGGGCGGGCTGATGAACTGCTCGGGCGGCACCGCGCAGGAGGGCTGGACGGCGGTCAACATGGCCATGGCGCCCTTCCTGATGCTCGCCGGCGGCGCGCTGATCTGGCTGGTGCTGCGCCCGCAGGAACAGGCGGCGGAGTAA
- a CDS encoding precorrin-6A/cobalt-precorrin-6A reductase has product MKDFHASVLIVGGSAEARALAMRLPGCAVRLSAPERLPRAWPVPVSHGPVTRDWLAAQGVGAVIEAAHPCDDDTAFATARACAALGLPHLQLVRPEWRPGRGDRWVMLRHAGEAAACVPRGATVLASLGRGRLAGLRNLDGFVYARTLSPAMGGFPLRRGRFLPGRGPFTPRGEAALIRRLGIGWLIPHNAGGAGGWPKLAAARALGLPVAMLARPRRPDGARVETVREAMDWAGRWLRLDA; this is encoded by the coding sequence ATGAAGGATTTTCACGCCTCTGTTCTGATCGTCGGCGGCTCTGCCGAGGCCCGCGCGCTGGCCATGCGCCTGCCGGGCTGCGCCGTGCGGCTTTCCGCGCCCGAGCGGCTGCCGCGCGCCTGGCCGGTGCCGGTGAGCCACGGGCCGGTGACGCGCGATTGGCTGGCGGCGCAGGGCGTCGGCGCGGTGATCGAGGCGGCGCATCCCTGCGATGACGACACCGCCTTTGCCACCGCGCGCGCCTGCGCCGCGCTGGGGCTGCCGCATCTGCAACTGGTGCGCCCGGAATGGCGCCCCGGGCGCGGCGACCGCTGGGTGATGTTGCGCCATGCCGGCGAGGCGGCGGCCTGCGTGCCGCGCGGCGCCACGGTGCTGGCCTCGCTGGGGCGCGGGCGGCTGGCCGGGCTGCGCAATCTCGACGGCTTTGTCTATGCCCGGACCCTGTCGCCGGCGATGGGCGGATTTCCGCTGCGGCGCGGACGCTTTCTGCCGGGGCGGGGGCCGTTCACGCCGCGCGGCGAGGCGGCGCTGATCCGGCGGCTGGGAATCGGCTGGCTGATTCCCCACAATGCGGGCGGTGCCGGCGGCTGGCCAAAGCTCGCCGCCGCGCGGGCGCTGGGGCTGCCGGTGGCGATGCTGGCACGCCCGCGCCGCCCGGACGGCGCGCGGGTCGAAACGGTGCGCGAGGCAATGGACTGGGCGGGGCGATGGCTGAGATTGGACGCATAA
- a CDS encoding alpha/beta hydrolase — protein MTRVLQTGRKEPVSGEKRSCVVFLHGYGANGADLLGLAEPLGEHLPDTLFVAPDAPESCAGAPFGYQWFPIPWLDGSSEEEQESGMARAVEDLDAFLDALMVDEDLLPEQVALVGFSQGTMMALHVAPRREDEVAGVVGFSGRLLQPELLADEVVSRPPVLLVHGDADDVVPPQSLPDAAEALQEAGWKEVYAHIMKGTGHGIAPDGLSVALAFLRDKCGF, from the coding sequence ATGACCCGCGTTCTGCAAACCGGCCGCAAGGAGCCCGTCTCGGGCGAGAAACGCTCCTGCGTGGTCTTTCTGCACGGCTATGGCGCCAACGGGGCCGATCTTCTGGGGCTGGCCGAGCCGCTGGGCGAACATCTGCCCGACACGCTCTTTGTGGCGCCCGACGCGCCCGAGAGCTGCGCCGGCGCGCCCTTCGGCTATCAGTGGTTCCCGATCCCCTGGCTCGACGGCTCGTCCGAGGAGGAGCAGGAATCCGGGATGGCGCGCGCGGTGGAGGATCTCGACGCCTTTCTCGACGCACTGATGGTCGACGAGGATCTGCTGCCCGAGCAGGTGGCGCTGGTCGGGTTCTCGCAGGGCACGATGATGGCGCTGCATGTGGCGCCGCGCCGCGAGGACGAGGTTGCCGGCGTGGTGGGATTTTCCGGGCGCCTGTTGCAGCCCGAGCTGCTGGCCGACGAGGTGGTGAGCCGCCCTCCTGTGCTGCTGGTGCATGGCGATGCCGACGATGTGGTGCCGCCGCAATCGCTGCCCGACGCGGCGGAGGCCTTGCAGGAAGCGGGCTGGAAAGAGGTCTATGCCCATATCATGAAGGGCACCGGCCACGGCATCGCGCCCGACGGGTTGTCGGTGGCGCTGGCCTTCTTGCGGGACAAGTGCGGGTTCTGA